The Trichomycterus rosablanca isolate fTriRos1 chromosome 15, fTriRos1.hap1, whole genome shotgun sequence genome contains a region encoding:
- the LOC134329042 gene encoding histone H2B-like — translation MPEPAKAAPKKGSKKTVPKTAGKGGKKRRKARKESYAIYVYKVMKQVHPDTGISSKAMGIMNSFVNDIFERIAGESSRLAHYNKRSTITSREIQTAVRLLLPGELAKHAVSEGTKAVTKYTSSK, via the coding sequence atgccCGAACCAGCGAAGGCCGCGCCCAAGAAGGGCTCCAAGAAAACCGTCCCCAAGACCGCCGGTAAAGGAGGCAAGAAGCGCAGAAAGGCTAGGAAGGAGAGCTACGCTATCTACGTGTACAAGGTCATGAAACAGGTCCACCCTGATACCGGGATCTCCTCCAAGGCTATGGGCATCATGAACTCCTTCGTCAACGACATTTTCGAGCGTATCGCTGGTGAGTCCTCTCGTCTGGCTCACTACAACAAGCGCTCCACCATTACCTCCAGGGAGATCCAGACCGCCGTGCGCCTGCTGCTTCCCGGTGAGCTGGCCAAGCACGCCGTGTCCGAGGGTACCAAGGCCGTCACCAAGTACACCAGCTCCAAGTAA
- the LOC134328944 gene encoding histone H3, translated as MARTKQTARKSTGGKAPRKQLATKAARKSAPATGGVKKPHRYRPGTVALREIRRYQKSTELLIRKLPFQRLVREIAQDFKTDLRFQSSAVMALQEASEAYLVGLFEDTNLCAIHAKRVTIMPKDIQLARRIRGERA; from the coding sequence ATGGCAAGAACCAAGCAGACCGCTCGTAAATCCACCGGTGGTAAAGCGCCGAGGAAGCAGCTCGCCACTAAGGCTGCCCGCAAGAGCGCCCCGGCTACTGGCGGTGTGAAGAAACCTCACCGTTACAGGCCAGGTACCGTGGCTCTGCGTGAAATCCGCCGTTATCAGAAGTCCACTGAGCTGCTCATCCGCAAGCTGCCCTTCCAGCGCCTGGTTAGAGAGATCGCTCAGGACTTTAAGACCGATCTGCGCTTCCAGAGTTCTGCCGTCATGGCTCTGCAGGAGGCCAGTGAGGCTTACCTGGTCGGCCTGTTCGAGGACACCAACCTGTGCGCCATCCATGCCAAGAGGGTGACCATCATGCCTAAGGACATCCAGCTGGCCCGCCGTATTCGCGGAGAGCGTGCTTAA